The genomic window TCGAACCCCCAACCCCCGGTTTTGGAGACCGGTGCTCTGACCAGTTGAGCTACACTCCTACGGCGCGCGCGGCGCGGTTCGCCTCATGCCGCAAGCGGGCGCTTAAAGCAAGGGCGGAACGCGGCGTCACCAGGGCCATCGCTTGAAGCGATGGCCCTGGTTTTCTTGCCAGCCTCAGTCGCCGGCGCCCGCCTCCGCGGGCTCAGGCTTTCGCTCCGCTCGATGTTTCTCAGGACGAATGTCCTGAAAAACCCGCTCCGCGCGGCGCTCTTGCCCGTGTCCCTTGGCGCCGCGAAGCCGCTTGAGCGGCTTCGAGCGATGCCCTGGCGGCATCACACGGGGCGCCGGCCGTCTTCTCCCTCGTCCGGCTCGCATTCGCCATCCGCGAACGGATAGGCCGCCTCCACGAGGTAGGGACCGCCGCCGCGGGAGGTTCGGGCCGAGAACAGGGCGGCGCGGTGCGCCGTGAAGGCCAGGCGGGGAAACACGCCGGCCTGCGTCAGCACCCGCGCCACCGCCTCCGGCGTGGCCTCGCGGTTGAGGCGGGCGAGCGTGACGTGGGGCGTGAACTTGCGCCGCTCCGGCGCGGCGCCGGCCCGGCGGGCGATGCGCTCGTGCTCCTCCT from Methylorubrum populi includes these protein-coding regions:
- the thpR gene encoding RNA 2',3'-cyclic phosphodiesterase, with the protein product MPRLFTGLEIPAAIAERLSFFRGGLPGARWIEPGDHHVTLRFLGEIDDVVAADVDAGLREARARPAFAVTLDGLASFGGDRPRALYASVVPTPALTGLQEEHERIARRAGAAPERRKFTPHVTLARLNREATPEAVARVLTQAGVFPRLAFTAHRAALFSARTSRGGGPYLVEAAYPFADGECEPDEGEDGRRPV